From a region of the Teredinibacter turnerae genome:
- a CDS encoding serine hydrolase domain-containing protein: MYGNAKTIATTLSVFFISFSLGCFAQNDAERSSQESLSRFIDAVNSNNPAAQKDYIRAHYLPGFLEVYPVEMHYATLSRLFAEQGKLERPSFSQPEFSDNVFHASAVVHSDKTELWIEITLYFANKHPTQITGVRVRNADFKSVPIRTKINTNRQLKREIRSLTKRLEDKGLFSGTILIANGSKALFVDSVGFSNKRYKIKNTRTTKYNLGSMNKMFTAVALMQLIEQGKISLDDTIEKFIDSSWLAPEIAQNIKVKHLLSHTSGLGSYFNEAYENSPKDHYRSIEDYKPLVRSETLKFNPGTKFHYSNTGMLLAGVLVEKISGQNYFDYVQQHVYAPAQMVNSASFELDDPIPNLATGYFPNPMDKTQWKENTYRVGVKGGPAGGGYATVDDLHQFAQALLANQLLSEANTEELFKVHDNLGAHGYGFGFEVEDTTETTIVGHSGRFDGISANLDIFTKNGYIVVLLSNQSAGIAPLRQVTRALIHRLGTPQ; the protein is encoded by the coding sequence ATGTACGGAAATGCAAAAACTATCGCCACAACGCTCAGCGTATTTTTTATCTCGTTTTCTTTGGGGTGCTTCGCTCAAAACGACGCCGAGCGCTCTTCACAGGAGAGTTTGAGCCGCTTTATCGATGCCGTAAACTCCAACAATCCAGCGGCACAAAAAGATTATATTCGCGCTCACTACCTCCCGGGATTTCTGGAGGTTTACCCCGTTGAGATGCATTACGCCACGCTAAGTCGATTATTTGCAGAACAAGGCAAACTGGAGCGGCCATCGTTTTCCCAGCCTGAATTCAGCGACAATGTTTTTCACGCATCTGCGGTTGTTCACTCCGACAAAACTGAGTTGTGGATTGAAATAACCTTGTACTTCGCCAATAAGCATCCCACGCAGATCACGGGCGTACGCGTCAGAAATGCGGATTTTAAAAGTGTCCCAATCCGCACAAAGATCAATACAAATCGCCAGTTAAAACGGGAAATAAGATCGCTCACCAAACGGCTTGAGGACAAGGGGTTATTCTCCGGCACAATCCTAATCGCCAACGGCAGTAAAGCCCTGTTCGTCGATTCGGTGGGCTTCTCAAACAAACGTTACAAAATCAAAAATACCAGGACCACGAAGTACAATCTTGGCTCGATGAATAAAATGTTCACCGCGGTGGCACTAATGCAACTGATCGAACAGGGGAAAATTAGCCTGGACGACACCATCGAAAAGTTTATCGATAGCAGCTGGCTAGCGCCCGAAATCGCACAAAATATCAAAGTAAAGCACTTGCTCAGTCACACCTCCGGCCTGGGAAGCTACTTTAACGAGGCGTACGAAAACTCCCCTAAAGATCACTACAGATCTATTGAGGACTACAAACCGCTGGTACGCAGTGAAACCCTCAAGTTTAATCCAGGAACCAAGTTTCACTACAGCAACACGGGCATGCTGTTGGCAGGTGTGCTGGTCGAAAAAATTAGCGGACAGAACTACTTCGACTATGTGCAACAACATGTTTACGCACCAGCACAGATGGTAAATTCCGCCAGCTTCGAACTCGATGACCCAATCCCGAATTTAGCGACCGGCTATTTTCCCAACCCAATGGACAAGACCCAGTGGAAGGAAAATACCTACCGTGTTGGGGTAAAAGGCGGTCCGGCTGGCGGGGGATACGCCACCGTTGACGATTTACATCAGTTCGCTCAGGCGTTGCTAGCGAACCAGTTGTTGAGCGAAGCCAACACAGAAGAGCTATTCAAAGTTCACGACAATCTAGGCGCACACGGCTATGGTTTTGGCTTCGAAGTTGAGGATACCACCGAAACCACTATTGTCGGTCACAGCGGCAGATTTGACGGTATAAGCGCAAATTTGGATATCTTCACCAAGAACGGGTATATCGTTGTATTGCTCTCGAACCAGAGCGCAGGCATAGCGCCGCTGCGCCAAGTAACCCGAGCATTAATTCACCGGCTTGGTACGCCGCAATGA
- a CDS encoding cellulose-binding domain-containing protein: MKNIIHPILLAFCLAVLGTLAQVSIAKPYKSAEIFTEDAELYGKYVFRVQAAKGSGVISNFFLWKDGSELSDVFWEEVDIEIFGKNNATSWQSNIITGLGDRITSEQVHTAPESFADSYHTFTIEWTPGQVRWLVDDQLVRQTVGDQADDLTNAAQARFNFWPPTSESWVGAFDDSILPLHMFVNWIEYYSWNGDGFDFTWRDDFDSFNTARWQTADWTFAENRADFTPLNVTTRDGYLVLTLSTEGNEGYTGTPPIDTPASSSSSSSSSSNSSSSSSSSSNSSSSSSSSSSSSSSSSSSGGTTCVCNWYGSTYPMCVNQTVGWGWENSASCIGITTCGNQSGNGGPQGCSSSSSSSSSNGSTSSSSTSSSSSSSSSSSSSSSSSSGGSSCEVFNQYPDWTAKDWAGGAYNHANAGDQMVYSGNLYQANWYTNSIPGSDASWQFLRSCN, translated from the coding sequence GTGAAGAATATCATACACCCCATACTGCTTGCGTTTTGCCTGGCGGTACTAGGCACACTTGCGCAAGTATCTATTGCTAAACCCTATAAAAGCGCCGAAATATTTACCGAGGATGCTGAACTCTACGGTAAATACGTTTTTCGTGTACAGGCAGCTAAAGGCAGCGGCGTAATCTCCAACTTCTTCTTATGGAAAGACGGCTCGGAATTGAGCGATGTGTTTTGGGAGGAAGTAGATATAGAAATATTTGGCAAAAACAACGCTACGTCCTGGCAGAGCAATATCATTACTGGGCTGGGCGATAGAATCACGTCCGAGCAGGTGCACACAGCGCCAGAATCATTTGCAGACAGCTACCACACATTCACCATCGAGTGGACCCCAGGTCAGGTTCGATGGCTTGTAGACGACCAACTGGTTCGACAGACTGTTGGCGATCAAGCTGATGACCTCACCAACGCCGCGCAAGCCCGATTCAATTTCTGGCCACCCACGAGCGAAAGCTGGGTTGGCGCGTTCGACGATAGCATTCTGCCGCTGCATATGTTTGTTAACTGGATCGAGTACTACAGCTGGAACGGTGACGGCTTTGATTTCACCTGGCGGGACGACTTCGATTCTTTTAACACCGCGCGCTGGCAAACCGCTGACTGGACATTCGCGGAGAATCGCGCAGATTTTACCCCATTAAATGTCACCACCCGCGATGGATATCTGGTACTTACCCTGAGCACAGAAGGTAACGAGGGCTACACTGGCACGCCGCCGATAGATACACCGGCTAGTAGCAGCTCCAGTAGCTCTAGTTCAAGTAACTCTAGTTCGAGTAGCTCTAGTTCAAGCAACTCCTCTTCAAGCAGCTCAAGCTCCTCTAGCTCCTCGTCATCAAGTAGCTCATCTGGCGGCACCACCTGCGTCTGTAACTGGTATGGTTCCACCTACCCTATGTGCGTAAACCAGACTGTTGGCTGGGGGTGGGAAAACAGCGCTAGCTGTATCGGCATAACGACTTGCGGCAATCAGTCTGGCAATGGCGGCCCTCAGGGCTGTTCATCTTCGTCCAGCTCCAGCAGCTCAAATGGTTCAACCAGTTCTAGCTCAACAAGCTCCTCGTCCAGTAGCTCCTCATCCAGCAGCTCATCCAGTTCATCGTCGTCCGGCGGGAGCAGCTGCGAGGTATTCAATCAGTACCCAGACTGGACCGCGAAAGACTGGGCAGGCGGAGCCTACAACCACGCCAACGCTGGCGACCAAATGGTGTATAGTGGAAATCTATATCAGGCCAATTGGTATACCAATTCAATCCCCGGCAGCGATGCGTCATGGCAATTTCTGAGAAGCTGTAACTAA
- a CDS encoding helix-turn-helix domain-containing protein has translation MKSLLFNIHDLILILSISAFCLIAIRQLVHNSDNKPARRLWLGFWTLNVLASGYTLLFWSDALRRPAFDAAPYLFCVLGTTSLLTGPALLFSLTQSSSNAGRFLWRHFAHLLPFAISIVYLYVVCFRFDSDTQRFLFLELHLYQQVNTYYFTFVSLTKLLPVIYALAAVIWLSNNTNTLCEKAGCSAAKQQRYIRLCAGFLFLWSWGAVTHFIGRHFPSDFPDLMGIVGNYLTFFLALIFLLDRDLSSGANATKATNIKNQDPSKSTQKAAIEKAVLIDRIYLNPQLNLERFAEYTNLSTRDISAVINQEFEKNFHEFINTYRVEAAKIKLRDDAHKHQSISEIGAASGFNSTATFNRLFKKLVQVTPSDYRKSNEKTDRGCTFNISSAK, from the coding sequence ATGAAATCGCTACTGTTTAATATCCATGACTTGATTCTGATACTTAGTATAAGCGCGTTCTGTTTGATCGCGATCCGGCAGTTAGTACACAATAGCGACAACAAGCCAGCACGTCGATTATGGCTCGGCTTTTGGACATTAAATGTTCTCGCCTCCGGATACACGCTACTATTTTGGTCAGACGCTTTGCGCCGCCCGGCTTTCGATGCTGCACCCTATTTGTTCTGTGTGCTAGGCACCACCTCACTGCTCACCGGGCCAGCGCTTTTATTTAGCCTTACCCAAAGCTCCAGCAACGCGGGTAGATTTCTCTGGCGACACTTTGCTCACCTTCTCCCGTTTGCCATATCAATCGTCTATTTGTATGTCGTATGCTTCCGGTTTGATAGCGACACCCAGCGCTTTCTGTTCCTTGAGCTACACCTTTACCAACAAGTAAATACTTACTACTTCACATTTGTATCCCTCACCAAACTGCTGCCAGTGATCTATGCGCTTGCCGCTGTTATCTGGCTGTCAAACAATACAAACACCCTTTGCGAAAAGGCCGGCTGTAGTGCGGCAAAGCAACAACGTTATATTCGGTTATGCGCGGGCTTCCTGTTTCTGTGGAGTTGGGGCGCAGTCACGCATTTTATTGGACGCCACTTTCCGAGTGATTTTCCCGACCTAATGGGGATAGTTGGTAACTACCTCACCTTTTTTCTGGCGCTGATATTTTTACTTGATAGGGATCTGAGTAGCGGCGCTAATGCGACTAAAGCCACAAATATCAAAAATCAGGACCCGAGCAAATCGACTCAAAAAGCCGCCATTGAAAAAGCGGTACTCATAGACCGAATCTATCTAAACCCGCAGCTAAACCTTGAGCGTTTTGCCGAATACACCAATCTCAGTACCCGGGATATTTCTGCGGTGATCAATCAGGAATTTGAGAAAAACTTTCATGAATTTATTAATACCTATCGCGTAGAAGCTGCAAAAATAAAACTGCGTGACGACGCCCATAAGCACCAGAGCATTAGTGAAATTGGTGCGGCCTCCGGATTCAACAGCACAGCAACCTTCAACAGGCTATTTAAGAAATTAGTTCAGGTTACTCCCAGCGACTACCGTAAAAGTAATGAGAAAACGGACAGGGGATGTACCTTTAATATTTCTTCAGCAAAGTAG
- a CDS encoding glycoside hydrolase family 52 protein: MASFTCGAHGTTGGMGIELSGPYPGEITVGVVDANKVAHLLPLFSDCNHSEAERYVEGKEGGGGRVAIERNITRDYLWCTDRITGGATTLQIHSPFFSIPDPATATPAQLAFACCPCIHLDVIFNNTTASTLTGIFGLTIDHRWSSLGPRTGGNLIGATSRDTIGFASQTPGARCFIDFDAVSAINRRHQSPEFLLGPTAGLEIEVPAGETRTLSVVLGFFVNGVATYNREMHYYYTRHFTSLAHVLSYAMEHRQAYLTEADARNRELADSPLSDDRKFMIAHATRSYYGSTQWLWDGQASVWVVNEGEYLMMNTFDLTVDMLFHEMRMNPWTVRNVLEQFVYNYSFQDTVFHASDPNHALPGGISFTHDMGVMNHWSPAGQSAYEVAGLDRQCFSHMTCEQLTNWVLCAGVYFAQTADAAFIERHRAIIHGCLQSLQNRDNPYPPARNGIMGFDSSRTQGGGEITTYDSLDHSLGQARNNIYLGGKMWASYLALEYMLTSLGDTALAEQCAAAALLSAQTISNGFRSDLGYIPAILEGNNESAIIPAIEALVYPYVMGLQSATASSGPYGFYIDTLKTHLSSILRNGLCLYPDGGWKLSSTADNSWASKIALCQFVASQILKFDFGDAGRIADAAHVAWQQKGATRYACCDQFRSGEPIGSLYYPRIVTNVLWLHSDGTRGPR, translated from the coding sequence ATGGCAAGCTTTACTTGCGGCGCGCACGGCACAACGGGCGGCATGGGAATCGAACTAAGCGGCCCCTATCCAGGAGAAATTACGGTCGGTGTTGTCGACGCCAACAAAGTGGCTCACCTGTTGCCGCTTTTTAGCGACTGCAATCACTCCGAGGCCGAGCGCTATGTTGAAGGCAAAGAAGGCGGCGGCGGTCGGGTAGCTATTGAGCGGAACATCACCAGAGATTACCTCTGGTGTACCGATCGCATAACCGGCGGAGCGACCACTCTGCAGATACACAGCCCCTTCTTTTCAATACCGGACCCGGCCACCGCAACACCCGCGCAACTGGCCTTTGCCTGCTGCCCCTGTATCCATCTGGACGTGATATTTAACAATACTACAGCCAGTACTCTCACTGGCATTTTTGGCCTGACGATTGATCACCGGTGGAGCAGCCTCGGCCCGCGAACCGGGGGCAATCTGATTGGCGCCACCAGCCGGGATACCATCGGTTTCGCGTCCCAAACACCTGGCGCTCGATGCTTTATCGATTTCGATGCAGTCTCAGCCATCAACCGCCGTCATCAGTCGCCGGAGTTCTTGCTCGGGCCAACAGCAGGCCTGGAAATAGAGGTGCCCGCTGGCGAGACCCGCACCCTTTCAGTGGTACTAGGCTTTTTCGTCAATGGCGTGGCCACCTACAACCGGGAAATGCACTATTACTACACCCGGCATTTTACTTCGCTCGCTCACGTCCTGAGCTACGCCATGGAACATCGCCAGGCGTACCTGACTGAAGCGGATGCACGAAACCGGGAGCTGGCAGATAGCCCTCTTAGTGACGACCGCAAATTTATGATTGCTCACGCAACCCGCAGCTACTATGGGTCCACTCAATGGTTATGGGACGGACAAGCCAGTGTGTGGGTCGTGAACGAAGGTGAGTATTTAATGATGAACACCTTCGATCTCACCGTCGATATGCTGTTTCACGAAATGCGTATGAACCCTTGGACAGTGCGCAATGTGTTAGAGCAATTTGTGTACAACTACAGTTTTCAGGACACGGTTTTTCATGCGTCCGACCCTAATCACGCACTTCCCGGCGGGATCTCCTTTACCCACGATATGGGGGTAATGAATCACTGGAGCCCCGCAGGCCAGAGCGCTTACGAAGTTGCTGGTCTGGACAGGCAGTGTTTCTCCCATATGACTTGCGAACAGCTCACCAATTGGGTGCTCTGTGCTGGCGTTTATTTCGCGCAAACCGCAGATGCCGCGTTTATCGAGCGTCATCGAGCGATCATTCACGGCTGCCTTCAATCCCTGCAAAACCGCGACAACCCTTATCCACCAGCCCGCAACGGCATCATGGGGTTCGATTCGAGCCGTACCCAGGGTGGTGGTGAAATCACAACCTACGACTCGCTGGACCACTCCTTGGGCCAGGCCAGAAATAACATCTATCTCGGTGGTAAAATGTGGGCGAGCTACCTCGCGCTCGAATACATGCTGACCAGCCTGGGGGACACCGCACTGGCGGAGCAGTGCGCTGCGGCGGCATTACTTTCCGCGCAAACCATCAGTAACGGGTTTCGCAGCGATCTGGGTTATATTCCTGCAATCCTCGAAGGCAACAATGAGAGCGCCATCATTCCCGCCATTGAGGCGCTGGTGTATCCATACGTAATGGGTTTGCAAAGTGCCACCGCCAGCAGCGGACCTTACGGCTTCTATATTGATACCTTGAAAACACACCTCAGCAGCATATTGCGCAACGGGCTCTGCCTTTATCCGGATGGTGGTTGGAAACTGTCTTCCACTGCAGACAATTCCTGGGCGTCTAAAATTGCACTTTGCCAATTTGTGGCAAGCCAAATTCTGAAGTTCGATTTTGGCGATGCAGGACGAATTGCGGACGCTGCACACGTGGCCTGGCAGCAGAAGGGCGCGACGCGTTACGCCTGTTGCGACCAATTTCGCTCTGGAGAGCCTATCGGTAGTCTCTATTACCCTCGGATAGTGACTAATGTGCTCTGGCTTCACTCTGATGGCACAAGAGGCCCCCGGTGA
- the ispA gene encoding (2E,6E)-farnesyl diphosphate synthase, producing the protein MNPALQEFINDTSLQVNRCLEGWTQPADAVAPRVTEAMRYSLMNGGKRIRPTLVYAAARAVSAPNEATLAGAGAVECIHAYSLIHDDLPAMDNDDLRRGKPTCHIAFDEATAILAGDGLQTLAFEKLSTIEDPATAVAMIRTLALASGDKGMVAGQMIDMESEGMQQAFSIAHLEKIHRHKTGALIRAAVLMGARSVQASQEQTQNLIRYADAIGLAFQVQDDILDVISDTATLGKRQGADLEHEKATYVSLLGLREAREKARDLHATALSSLETFASSADPLRWVADYIVTRSH; encoded by the coding sequence ATGAATCCAGCCCTCCAGGAATTTATCAACGACACCAGTCTACAGGTAAATAGATGCCTGGAAGGCTGGACCCAACCTGCCGATGCGGTTGCCCCCCGGGTCACCGAAGCAATGCGGTACAGCCTGATGAATGGCGGCAAGCGCATTCGCCCTACGCTGGTCTATGCGGCAGCGCGAGCGGTGTCAGCACCGAATGAGGCGACTCTAGCGGGGGCTGGGGCGGTAGAGTGTATCCACGCTTATTCGTTGATCCACGACGATCTGCCGGCAATGGACAACGACGACCTGCGCCGCGGCAAACCCACCTGCCATATCGCATTTGACGAAGCCACTGCCATCTTAGCGGGCGACGGGCTGCAAACACTGGCGTTCGAAAAACTCAGTACTATCGAAGATCCAGCGACCGCAGTTGCCATGATACGCACACTCGCGCTGGCCAGCGGCGACAAAGGTATGGTAGCCGGGCAAATGATCGACATGGAATCCGAGGGTATGCAGCAAGCGTTTAGCATCGCCCATCTGGAAAAAATTCACCGTCATAAAACCGGAGCGCTTATCCGCGCTGCAGTGCTGATGGGAGCGAGATCGGTCCAAGCCAGCCAGGAGCAGACTCAAAACCTGATCCGCTATGCCGACGCGATAGGCTTAGCCTTCCAGGTACAAGACGATATTCTCGACGTGATTTCTGACACCGCCACACTCGGCAAGCGCCAGGGAGCAGACCTTGAGCACGAGAAAGCGACCTATGTATCGTTGCTTGGGTTGCGCGAGGCAAGGGAAAAAGCCCGTGATCTTCACGCCACAGCCTTGTCCAGCCTCGAAACGTTCGCAAGCAGCGCCGACCCTTTACGCTGGGTGGCTGACTATATTGTGACCCGCAGCCACTAG
- a CDS encoding hydroxymethylglutaryl-CoA synthase, giving the protein MSWSENIRKAALYLEHNMENTMNSVGISGLAAYLPPYRTNLEDWCGWTDGSWEKLRDVVGHSFRMRGHHQNVYTMAANAVLRLIKQYNIDPRTVGFFAFGTESSTDNSAGAVIVKGIVDKGLKKLGLPALSRNCEVPEYKHACLGGVYALKGAARFLACDGAQSKAIVVAADIAEYERGSTGEPTQGAGAVAMLLEAKPKLLEIKLQKSGSSADYRGPDFRKPFVRFAQQNASTNTQLRDFPVFNGYYSTNCYIDAVLLALNNMFNKCGLDRAEYLKQLGAIFLHRPYARMPETGLAISYLFALALGKAEDHAELKEYCDAARVKFHDVIEEFNAARNLFDLVEQGKMNSPVFPKAMRTIRVLPRFESFKRIQEKMALGSELMKNVGNLYSAALPAWIAAGLEDAQQSGVDLTGQEILTLGYGSGDAAEAIPMQVVEGWQEHAKKIQFASAFEGAVDLSENQYIALHSGRQPVDLPMDTEGEFFISRIGKNSGGDFDEDGIEYYGFGASANTKSGEKSDKPQKNKDSFNQVTNEV; this is encoded by the coding sequence ATGAGCTGGAGCGAAAACATTCGCAAGGCCGCGTTGTACCTAGAGCACAATATGGAGAACACGATGAATTCAGTAGGTATTAGTGGACTGGCTGCCTATCTGCCACCCTATCGCACCAATCTCGAGGACTGGTGCGGCTGGACAGACGGAAGCTGGGAAAAACTACGGGACGTCGTCGGCCACAGCTTTCGCATGCGCGGCCACCATCAGAACGTTTACACCATGGCGGCGAATGCCGTTCTCAGACTGATCAAGCAATACAATATCGACCCACGTACTGTCGGATTCTTTGCCTTCGGTACCGAATCCAGCACAGACAACTCCGCCGGTGCGGTGATCGTCAAAGGTATCGTCGATAAAGGGCTGAAAAAACTGGGGTTGCCGGCACTGTCGCGCAACTGTGAAGTCCCCGAATACAAACACGCCTGTCTGGGCGGCGTTTATGCACTTAAAGGTGCTGCACGTTTTTTAGCGTGCGACGGTGCGCAATCCAAAGCAATCGTGGTAGCCGCAGACATTGCGGAATACGAACGCGGTTCCACCGGGGAGCCCACTCAGGGCGCCGGGGCTGTCGCCATGCTGCTCGAGGCCAAACCGAAGTTGCTCGAGATTAAACTGCAGAAGTCAGGCTCATCCGCCGACTACCGCGGGCCGGATTTTCGCAAACCTTTTGTAAGATTTGCGCAGCAGAACGCCAGTACCAACACACAGCTGCGCGATTTTCCGGTATTTAACGGGTATTACTCCACCAATTGTTATATCGACGCGGTATTGCTTGCGCTCAACAATATGTTCAACAAGTGCGGGTTAGACCGTGCCGAATACCTGAAACAATTGGGCGCGATTTTTCTTCACCGTCCCTACGCGCGGATGCCGGAAACCGGCCTGGCAATCAGCTATTTGTTCGCACTGGCACTCGGCAAAGCTGAGGATCACGCGGAACTCAAAGAGTACTGCGATGCAGCACGCGTTAAATTCCACGACGTTATCGAAGAGTTCAACGCGGCCCGCAACCTGTTCGACCTGGTTGAACAGGGCAAAATGAATTCACCCGTGTTTCCCAAAGCGATGCGGACCATTCGTGTCCTCCCGCGCTTCGAGTCATTCAAACGGATTCAGGAAAAGATGGCGCTGGGCTCCGAGCTGATGAAAAACGTCGGCAACCTCTACTCGGCCGCGCTGCCCGCCTGGATCGCTGCAGGTCTTGAGGACGCACAGCAGTCAGGCGTTGATCTCACTGGTCAGGAAATCTTAACCTTGGGCTATGGCAGCGGCGACGCCGCAGAGGCGATTCCGATGCAGGTGGTCGAAGGCTGGCAGGAACACGCCAAGAAAATTCAGTTTGCTTCCGCGTTTGAAGGCGCAGTGGATCTCAGCGAAAACCAGTATATTGCACTGCACAGTGGTCGCCAGCCGGTAGATCTGCCGATGGACACCGAGGGCGAGTTTTTCATCAGTCGCATTGGCAAAAACAGCGGTGGAGATTTTGATGAAGACGGTATCGAGTACTACGGGTTCGGTGCATCCGCCAACACAAAATCCGGCGAGAAATCTGATAAACCTCAGAAAAACAAAGACTCTTTCAATCAGGTCACTAACGAAGTCTAA
- the hpnH gene encoding adenosyl-hopene transferase HpnH, which yields MGVPLKQQVKVGSYLVRQKLFGRKRYPLVLMLEPLFQCNLECAGCGKIAYPDDILRRRMSVVDALAAVDAAGAPIVSIPGGEPLIHREMPELIAGIVARKKYVYLCTNALLLEKHIDKYTPSPYLTFSIHLDGLKQRHDESVCREGVFDVATRAIKLLHDRGFRVSINCTLFSGENPDEVADFFDYAMNELHVEGITLSPGYSYELAPRQDVFLSRSRSKQLFRDIFSLGRQRKSRWKFNQSLNFLDFLAGNQSYQCSPWSNVTYNVFGWQKPCYLLSDEGYAASFAELMETTPWENYGVGVNAKCNNCMAHCGYEGTAVDDTLARPLAALKVLWKGIKLEGPMAPEPDIISPLAIENGPKRDNNKIPVTEV from the coding sequence ATGGGTGTACCGCTTAAACAGCAAGTCAAAGTTGGCAGTTATTTGGTTCGGCAAAAACTTTTCGGGCGCAAACGCTACCCGCTGGTACTTATGCTGGAGCCGTTGTTTCAGTGCAATCTTGAGTGTGCAGGTTGCGGCAAAATTGCCTATCCGGATGATATTTTGCGGCGGCGTATGTCCGTCGTCGATGCTCTTGCTGCCGTAGATGCAGCCGGTGCGCCCATCGTTTCTATTCCCGGCGGCGAACCGTTAATACATCGTGAAATGCCAGAACTGATCGCCGGCATAGTCGCGAGAAAAAAATACGTGTACCTCTGCACAAACGCGCTTTTACTCGAAAAACATATCGACAAATATACCCCTTCCCCATACCTCACCTTTTCTATACACCTCGATGGGCTGAAGCAACGACACGACGAGTCCGTGTGCCGTGAAGGTGTATTCGATGTGGCTACACGGGCGATTAAATTATTGCATGACCGCGGGTTTCGCGTATCGATCAACTGCACCCTGTTCAGCGGTGAAAACCCCGACGAAGTAGCCGATTTTTTTGACTACGCCATGAACGAGCTGCATGTTGAGGGCATCACCCTGTCGCCGGGGTACAGCTACGAGCTGGCCCCAAGGCAGGATGTCTTCTTAAGCCGGTCGCGATCCAAGCAGCTGTTTCGCGATATATTTTCCCTTGGCCGGCAGCGTAAATCCCGTTGGAAATTCAACCAATCGCTCAATTTCCTGGATTTTCTGGCCGGAAACCAATCCTACCAGTGCTCTCCGTGGAGCAATGTGACGTACAATGTGTTCGGTTGGCAAAAACCTTGCTACTTGTTGAGTGATGAAGGTTATGCCGCGAGTTTTGCCGAACTTATGGAAACCACCCCATGGGAAAACTACGGCGTGGGCGTCAATGCAAAATGCAACAACTGCATGGCGCACTGCGGCTACGAAGGCACTGCGGTAGACGACACTCTGGCGCGGCCTTTAGCGGCACTCAAGGTTTTATGGAAAGGCATAAAACTGGAAGGGCCAATGGCGCCCGAGCCTGATATTATTAGCCCCTTGGCCATCGAAAATGGCCCTAAACGGGATAACAACAAGATACCGGTAACCGAAGTATGA
- the idi gene encoding isopentenyl-diphosphate Delta-isomerase, producing the protein MEDLAHDPHAVVSSDEDLLILVNEDDEELGAADKASCHDNDGVLHRAFSILIFNSNGELLLQKRSAEKRLWGDFWSNSCCSHPRKGETMEYASHRRLWEELGLRAELTFLYKFKYQAIFGDAGAEHELCWVYIGVSDDPPSTNAHEISEWRYVSKASLDHELETEPQNFTPWFKLEWDEIHRTHGATFNEVLTAKR; encoded by the coding sequence TTGGAGGACTTAGCACACGACCCACATGCGGTAGTTTCCTCAGACGAAGACCTGCTCATTCTGGTGAACGAGGATGATGAAGAACTTGGCGCTGCCGATAAGGCGTCCTGTCACGATAACGATGGTGTTCTTCACCGGGCATTTTCAATCTTAATTTTTAACTCCAATGGCGAGCTGCTATTGCAAAAGCGTTCTGCGGAAAAGCGACTTTGGGGCGACTTCTGGTCAAATAGCTGTTGCAGCCATCCCCGCAAGGGCGAGACGATGGAGTACGCCAGCCATCGCCGTTTATGGGAAGAATTGGGCCTGCGCGCCGAACTCACCTTTCTTTACAAATTCAAATACCAGGCAATCTTCGGGGATGCAGGCGCGGAGCACGAACTCTGCTGGGTGTATATCGGCGTGAGCGACGACCCCCCTTCGACAAATGCCCATGAAATCAGTGAGTGGCGTTACGTCAGCAAAGCGTCTCTCGATCATGAACTGGAGACCGAACCGCAGAATTTTACTCCCTGGTTCAAGCTTGAGTGGGACGAAATCCATCGGACGCACGGTGCCACATTTAACGAGGTGTTAACCGCAAAGCGCTAA